One genomic region from Stackebrandtia nassauensis DSM 44728 encodes:
- a CDS encoding alpha/beta fold hydrolase: MNSTRKLVHVNDVDLCVETFGHPDDPPVLLIMGTAAPMDSWPTGFCERLAARDRYVIRYDSRDTGQATSFEPGKPSYRAADLTNDALGLLDALDIPAAELVGVSMGSGIGQELAVSHPHRVTTLTLLGSSPLGSHSYQLPGPSAELGRWLADPGPPPDWSDRAAVVERLLADLRLYHGSVTMDEDAWRELAERIVDRTTDMAACTLNHWVVLNDPSSGDGEPDSSQITVPTLVLHGTEDPLFPYPHAEALAALIPNARLVPMDGVGHQELPEAVWGIAVEAIVDLAATRNA, from the coding sequence ATGAACTCCACCCGCAAACTCGTTCATGTCAACGACGTCGACCTGTGCGTCGAGACCTTCGGCCACCCCGACGATCCGCCCGTCCTGCTCATCATGGGGACGGCGGCACCGATGGACAGCTGGCCCACCGGCTTCTGCGAACGCCTCGCGGCGCGGGATCGGTACGTCATCCGGTACGACAGCCGCGACACGGGACAGGCGACCAGCTTCGAGCCCGGCAAGCCCTCGTACCGCGCGGCGGACCTGACCAACGACGCGCTCGGCCTGCTCGACGCGCTCGACATCCCCGCCGCCGAACTGGTCGGCGTGTCCATGGGCAGCGGCATCGGTCAGGAACTCGCCGTCTCGCACCCCCACCGGGTCACGACGCTGACCCTGCTCGGCTCGTCGCCGCTGGGGTCGCACAGCTATCAGCTGCCGGGACCGTCGGCGGAACTGGGACGCTGGCTCGCCGATCCGGGGCCACCGCCCGACTGGTCCGACCGCGCGGCCGTGGTGGAGCGACTGCTCGCCGACCTGCGGCTGTACCACGGTTCGGTGACGATGGACGAGGATGCGTGGCGGGAACTGGCCGAACGCATCGTCGACCGCACCACCGACATGGCCGCCTGCACGCTCAACCACTGGGTGGTGCTCAACGACCCGAGCAGCGGTGACGGCGAACCGGATTCGAGCCAGATCACGGTTCCGACCCTCGTGCTGCACGGCACCGAGGACCCGCTGTTCCCGTATCCCCACGCCGAGGCGCTGGCCGCGTTGATCCCGAACGCGCGGCTCGTCCCCATGGACGGGGTCGGTCACCAGGAACTGCCGGAAGCGGTGTGGGGCATCGCCGTCGAGGCGATCGTGGACCTCGCGGCGACCCGGAACGCCTAG
- a CDS encoding Mrp/NBP35 family ATP-binding protein: MSAPATTVEQAIHTALATVQDPEIRKPITELGMVESVTVDGSHAALRILLTIAGCPLKDKLRSDITAATTSVAGIESVSIDFGAMTDAQRKDLQTKLRGDSGGGDPVIPFSQPGSRTRVFAVASGKGGVGKSSVTVNLAAALSSRGLSVGVVDADIYGHSVPRMLGAADARPTPVESMIMPPQANGVKLISIGMFTKGNAAVVWRGPMLHRALQQFLADVYWGELDVLLLDLPPGTGDIAISVAQLLPGAELLVVTTPQAAAAEVAERAGAIAMQTHQRLTGVVENMSWLETPDGSRMEIFGSGGGEAVSEALTKRMGADVPLLGQVPLEPQLREAGDAGVPLVLSQPDSAAAKALFGIADRLAVRRESLAGKPLGLAPKR; this comes from the coding sequence ATGTCAGCCCCCGCCACCACTGTTGAGCAGGCCATTCACACCGCGCTGGCCACGGTGCAGGACCCGGAGATCCGCAAGCCCATCACCGAGCTGGGCATGGTCGAGTCCGTGACCGTCGACGGCAGCCACGCCGCACTGCGCATCCTGCTGACCATCGCGGGCTGTCCGCTCAAGGACAAGCTGCGCAGCGACATCACCGCCGCGACGACGAGCGTGGCCGGGATCGAGTCGGTGTCGATCGACTTCGGCGCCATGACCGACGCCCAGCGCAAGGACCTTCAGACCAAGCTGCGCGGCGACTCCGGCGGCGGGGATCCGGTGATCCCGTTCAGCCAGCCCGGTTCCCGCACCCGCGTGTTCGCGGTCGCGTCCGGCAAGGGCGGCGTCGGCAAGTCCAGCGTCACCGTGAACCTGGCCGCCGCGCTGTCGTCCCGAGGGCTGTCGGTGGGCGTCGTGGACGCCGACATCTACGGCCACTCGGTGCCCCGGATGCTGGGTGCCGCCGACGCCCGGCCCACCCCGGTGGAGTCGATGATCATGCCGCCGCAGGCCAACGGCGTCAAGCTGATCTCGATCGGCATGTTCACCAAGGGCAACGCCGCCGTGGTGTGGCGCGGCCCGATGCTGCACCGGGCGCTGCAACAGTTCCTCGCCGACGTCTACTGGGGCGAGCTGGACGTGCTGCTGCTCGACCTGCCGCCCGGAACCGGTGACATCGCGATCTCGGTGGCGCAGCTGCTGCCGGGCGCGGAACTGCTGGTCGTGACGACCCCGCAGGCGGCGGCCGCCGAGGTCGCCGAACGCGCCGGTGCCATCGCGATGCAGACCCACCAGCGGCTGACCGGCGTCGTGGAGAACATGTCCTGGCTGGAGACGCCCGACGGCTCCCGGATGGAGATCTTCGGTTCCGGTGGCGGCGAAGCGGTGTCGGAGGCGCTGACCAAGCGCATGGGCGCCGACGTTCCGCTGCTCGGCCAGGTTCCGTTGGAGCCGCAGCTGCGCGAGGCCGGGGACGCCGGAGTGCCGCTGGTGCTGAGCCAGCCCGATTCGGCGGCGGCCAAGGCGCTGTTCGGCATCGCCGACCGGCTCGCGGTCCGTCGCGAGAGCCTCGCGGGCAAGCCGCTGGGTCTGGCGCCGAAACGCTGA
- the hemC gene encoding hydroxymethylbilane synthase → MSVKVRIGTRSSPMALAQADRVSAALTALDPDVAVEIVPFTTSGDKWMGPLSQLGGKGAFTKEVDAALVEGTCDLCVHCVKDIPGDRDLPEGTVIAAHLERDDVRDALVHPGGLSLSDLPDGSRIGTSSPRRAAQLALHWPRLSPLPIRGNANTRLAKLDAGDFDALLLAVSGLERLALTDRITEILDVDTMVPAIGSGTLALQCRTDDTPVRDLVARLDDPMTSWRTEAERSMLRALNGHCHSPIAGYAIQESEGVLSLHGRVMSLDGSTVLEARESGADATALGTSVAEALLRQGARELIDSLAE, encoded by the coding sequence GTGTCGGTGAAAGTACGCATAGGTACCCGTTCCTCGCCCATGGCGCTGGCCCAGGCCGATCGGGTCTCGGCCGCCCTGACGGCCCTCGATCCGGACGTGGCGGTGGAGATCGTCCCGTTCACGACCTCGGGCGACAAGTGGATGGGACCGCTGTCCCAGCTGGGCGGCAAGGGCGCGTTCACCAAAGAGGTCGACGCGGCCCTTGTGGAGGGAACCTGCGACCTCTGCGTCCACTGTGTCAAGGACATCCCCGGCGACCGCGACCTCCCCGAGGGCACCGTCATCGCCGCCCACCTGGAACGCGACGACGTCCGCGACGCCCTGGTCCACCCGGGCGGCCTGAGCCTGTCGGACCTGCCCGACGGCTCCCGCATCGGCACCTCCTCCCCGCGCCGCGCCGCCCAACTCGCCCTGCACTGGCCCCGCCTGAGCCCGCTCCCGATCCGGGGCAACGCCAACACCCGCCTGGCCAAGCTCGACGCGGGCGACTTCGACGCTCTACTTCTGGCGGTCTCGGGTCTGGAACGTCTCGCCCTCACCGATCGCATCACCGAGATCCTCGACGTCGACACCATGGTCCCCGCCATCGGCTCGGGCACCCTGGCGCTGCAATGCCGCACCGACGACACCCCGGTCCGCGACCTGGTGGCCAGGCTGGACGACCCGATGACCTCCTGGCGCACCGAAGCCGAACGCTCCATGCTGCGAGCCCTCAACGGCCACTGCCACTCCCCGATCGCGGGCTACGCGATCCAGGAGTCGGAGGGCGTACTGAGCCTCCACGGCCGGGTCATGTCGCTCGACGGTTCGACCGTCCTGGAAGCCCGCGAATCCGGCGCCGACGCCACAGCGCTGGGCACCAGCGTCGCCGAAGCCCTGCTGCGCCAAGGCGCGCGCGAGCTCATCGACTCGCTGGCCGAATAG
- the amrA gene encoding AmmeMemoRadiSam system protein A: protein MTEDSAFAAAVPTVAAEAVRHALLGENLDTDALLARLTGTDEPLAEALRREGASFVTLQRDGKLRGCIGTLIAHRRLLDDVAHNARKAMNDPRMPAVDRREWPQLSISVSVLSPPTPLPITDRADLEAALRPGVDGLTLREGGRRATFLPSVWESLPKPADFVAALLRKGGWDSDWPQAMTAETYGTDYYTSAPPRPPLEET from the coding sequence GTGACCGAAGACAGCGCTTTCGCCGCCGCGGTGCCCACGGTGGCCGCCGAGGCGGTGCGACACGCTCTCCTCGGCGAGAACCTCGACACCGACGCCCTCCTGGCCCGGCTCACCGGCACCGACGAACCGCTGGCCGAAGCACTGCGCCGCGAGGGCGCGTCCTTTGTCACCCTGCAACGCGACGGCAAACTTCGCGGCTGCATCGGCACCCTCATCGCCCACCGCCGCCTGCTCGACGACGTGGCCCACAACGCGCGCAAGGCCATGAACGACCCCCGAATGCCCGCTGTAGACCGTCGCGAATGGCCCCAGCTCTCCATCTCGGTCTCGGTGCTGTCGCCCCCCACCCCCCTCCCGATCACCGACCGCGCCGACCTGGAAGCCGCCCTGCGCCCCGGCGTCGACGGCCTCACCCTCCGCGAAGGCGGCCGCCGGGCGACATTCCTGCCCTCGGTCTGGGAATCTCTCCCCAAACCCGCCGACTTCGTCGCGGCCCTGCTTCGCAAGGGCGGCTGGGACTCCGACTGGCCCCAAGCCATGACCGCCGAAACCTACGGCACCGACTACTACACGTCCGCGCCCCCGAGGCCGCCGCTGGAGGAGACATGA
- a CDS encoding thiol-disulfide oxidoreductase DCC family protein, with protein MAEPVFLYDGDCAFCTRCVEFYRRHAATEVPILPWQAADLDALGLTAAECDTAVQWARPGAEPKAGPDAIARLLRASTGHLGAWKLAGLVLSFPPVRWLAWPGYRWVARNRHRMPGGTAACSLPRG; from the coding sequence ATGGCCGAGCCGGTTTTCCTGTACGACGGCGATTGCGCGTTCTGCACCCGCTGCGTGGAGTTCTACCGGCGCCATGCCGCCACCGAGGTGCCGATCCTGCCGTGGCAGGCGGCCGATCTCGACGCGCTGGGCCTGACCGCCGCCGAGTGTGACACCGCCGTTCAGTGGGCGCGGCCGGGAGCCGAGCCCAAGGCGGGGCCGGACGCGATCGCGCGGCTGCTGCGCGCCTCCACCGGCCACCTGGGCGCGTGGAAGCTGGCGGGCCTGGTGCTGAGCTTCCCGCCGGTGCGCTGGCTGGCCTGGCCGGGGTACCGCTGGGTGGCGCGCAACCGGCACCGGATGCCCGGCGGCACCGCCGCGTGCAGCCTGCCCCGCGGCTGA
- a CDS encoding TrmH family RNA methyltransferase: MNDSDEVGVGPWSGPWPEDDRYDPELLAEGDRRNVVDRYRYWRREAIVADLDEHRHDFHVAIENWQHDFNIGTVVRNANAFAAKAVHIVGKRRWNRRGAMVTDRYQHVHHHDTIDGFVDWAQRHELPIIGIDNLPGSVPLETTTLPSACVLFFGQEGPGLSRAARDASRLVCSIAQFGSTRSINAGVASGIAMHAWIRDHAVIPR, encoded by the coding sequence GTGAACGACAGCGACGAGGTCGGCGTCGGCCCGTGGTCGGGGCCCTGGCCCGAGGACGATCGATACGATCCCGAACTGCTCGCCGAGGGCGACCGCCGCAACGTCGTCGACCGCTACCGGTACTGGCGCCGGGAGGCCATCGTCGCCGACCTGGACGAACACCGGCACGACTTCCACGTCGCGATCGAGAACTGGCAGCACGACTTCAACATCGGCACGGTGGTGCGCAACGCCAACGCCTTCGCCGCCAAGGCCGTCCACATAGTAGGAAAACGGCGCTGGAACCGGCGCGGGGCCATGGTCACCGACCGCTACCAGCACGTCCACCACCACGACACCATCGACGGCTTCGTCGACTGGGCCCAGCGGCACGAACTGCCCATCATCGGCATCGACAACCTGCCCGGCAGCGTGCCGCTGGAGACCACCACGCTGCCCAGCGCCTGCGTACTGTTCTTCGGGCAGGAGGGGCCGGGCCTGTCGCGGGCGGCCCGGGACGCCAGCCGACTGGTCTGCTCGATCGCCCAGTTCGGTTCGACCCGCTCCATCAACGCCGGGGTCGCCAGCGGCATCGCCATGCACGCCTGGATCCGCGACCACGCCGTCATTCCACGCTAA
- a CDS encoding PH domain-containing protein: protein MNDGKHAGDGGPAEYAEGRVTEPLDPPSQRRPSEGAAPDIAEDDLKGFRFDASGMPLGPSDMPVPDVPSPLAARYLFPTEKYRGEWRRHWIHLMPVIVIGVLATFVGGYITGVFGKGGNSTLVTGVIVVYLCILLWGAWRVFDWYFDRFILTNKRVMVINGIITRKVAMMPLLRVTDMKYEQSPLGRMMNYGSFVMESAGQDQALREVKHLPDPNELYLQICEEMYEPEAVDARDTVDESLDEPLTADNKQGGDA, encoded by the coding sequence ATGAACGACGGTAAGCATGCGGGCGACGGTGGTCCGGCTGAGTACGCCGAAGGCCGGGTCACCGAGCCGCTCGATCCTCCCAGTCAACGACGTCCCTCCGAAGGCGCCGCTCCCGACATCGCCGAGGACGACCTGAAGGGTTTCCGCTTCGACGCGTCGGGCATGCCCTTGGGCCCCAGCGACATGCCGGTGCCGGACGTCCCGTCGCCGCTGGCGGCGCGCTACCTGTTCCCCACCGAGAAATACCGCGGCGAATGGCGCCGCCACTGGATCCACCTGATGCCGGTCATCGTGATCGGCGTACTGGCCACCTTCGTGGGCGGCTACATCACCGGCGTGTTCGGCAAGGGCGGCAACTCCACCCTCGTCACCGGCGTCATCGTCGTCTACCTGTGCATCCTGCTGTGGGGTGCCTGGCGGGTCTTCGACTGGTACTTCGACCGCTTCATCCTGACCAACAAGCGGGTCATGGTCATCAACGGGATCATCACCCGCAAGGTCGCGATGATGCCGCTGCTGCGGGTCACCGACATGAAGTACGAGCAGTCGCCGCTGGGCCGGATGATGAACTACGGCAGCTTCGTGATGGAGTCGGCCGGTCAGGACCAGGCGTTGCGCGAGGTCAAGCACCTGCCCGACCCCAACGAGCTCTACCTCCAGATCTGTGAGGAGATGTACGAGCCCGAGGCCGTCGACGCCCGCGACACCGTGGACGAGAGCCTCGACGAGCCGCTGACCGCCGACAACAAGCAGGGCGGCGACGCCTGA
- a CDS encoding SLC13 family permease: MTWQAWAAIAVFSGAYVLIATEKINKVTAALGGAVLMFLIGASTADTAFFEQKTGIEWNVIFLLLGMMLIVAVLKRTGVFEFLAIWSAKRAKGRPFKVMVILVLVTAIASAALDNVTTVLLIAPVTFLVCERLNLPVVPFIIAEVMASNIGGTATLIGDPPNIIIAAQGELSFNDFLIHMAPLVVLLIVVFVGLCWLMFRKKFRYDPERVASIMALRERDAIKDPLLLIVSLTILGLVLAAFTLHTVLHVEASVVAMIGGLTIFAAAQVIASPVVMRHRHSNLSPNRLSGQSVFKDVEWETLAFFAGLFIMVGSLVHTGVIGTVASAASDAMGDNLLGASMVLLWASAVLSAIVDNIPYVATMAPIVDQLVNDAGNTSQSHVLWWALAFGADLGGNATAIGASANVVALGIAARAGHKISFWEFTKYGLVVTLVTISIVTPYLWLRYFVWA, encoded by the coding sequence GTGACTTGGCAAGCCTGGGCCGCCATCGCCGTGTTCTCCGGCGCCTACGTCCTCATCGCGACCGAGAAGATCAACAAGGTGACCGCCGCACTGGGCGGCGCCGTCCTGATGTTCCTCATCGGCGCCTCCACCGCCGACACCGCGTTCTTCGAGCAGAAGACCGGCATCGAGTGGAACGTCATCTTCCTGCTGTTGGGCATGATGCTGATCGTGGCGGTGCTCAAGCGCACCGGTGTGTTCGAGTTCCTGGCGATCTGGTCGGCGAAACGGGCCAAGGGCAGGCCGTTCAAGGTGATGGTGATCCTGGTGCTCGTCACCGCGATCGCCTCGGCCGCGCTGGACAACGTCACCACGGTGCTGCTGATCGCGCCGGTGACGTTCCTGGTGTGCGAGCGGCTGAACCTGCCGGTGGTGCCGTTCATCATCGCCGAGGTGATGGCCTCCAACATCGGCGGCACCGCGACGCTGATCGGCGACCCGCCCAACATCATCATCGCCGCGCAGGGCGAGCTGAGCTTCAACGACTTCCTGATCCACATGGCGCCGCTGGTGGTGCTGCTGATCGTGGTGTTCGTCGGGCTGTGCTGGCTGATGTTCCGCAAGAAGTTCCGCTACGACCCCGAGCGGGTCGCCTCGATCATGGCGCTGCGGGAACGCGACGCCATCAAGGACCCGCTGCTGCTGATCGTGTCGCTGACGATCCTGGGCCTGGTGCTGGCCGCGTTCACACTGCACACCGTCCTGCACGTCGAGGCCTCGGTGGTCGCGATGATCGGCGGGCTGACGATCTTCGCCGCCGCGCAGGTCATCGCCTCACCGGTGGTGATGCGGCACCGGCACTCGAACCTGTCGCCGAACCGGCTGTCGGGCCAGTCGGTGTTCAAGGACGTCGAGTGGGAGACGCTGGCGTTCTTCGCCGGGCTGTTCATCATGGTGGGCTCGCTGGTGCACACCGGGGTCATCGGCACGGTCGCCTCGGCGGCCTCCGACGCGATGGGCGACAACCTGCTGGGCGCCTCGATGGTGCTGTTGTGGGCCTCGGCGGTGCTGTCGGCGATCGTCGACAACATCCCGTACGTGGCGACTATGGCCCCGATCGTCGACCAGCTCGTCAACGACGCGGGGAACACCTCCCAGTCGCACGTGCTGTGGTGGGCGCTGGCCTTCGGCGCCGACCTGGGCGGCAACGCCACCGCTATCGGCGCCTCGGCCAACGTGGTGGCGCTGGGCATCGCCGCCCGGGCCGGGCACAAGATCTCGTTCTGGGAGTTCACGAAGTACGGGCTCGTCGTCACCTTGGTGACGATTTCGATCGTCACCCCCTACCTGTGGCTACGGTATTTCGTGTGGGCCTGA
- a CDS encoding response regulator transcription factor produces the protein MTQQIAHILVVEDDPNVSDVVRRYLEREGYRVTLAADGLSGLAEYRSGRPDLVVLDLMLPKLPGIEVCRALRIESEVPVIMLTALGDESDRIAGLSVGADDYLSKPFSPRELVLRVAAVLRRAVRTEAAERPGEQLTDGELILDPGSRVATLRGTKLNLTVREFDLLEFLLRHPGQVFSRAELLERVWDWTFGDQSTVTVHVRRLREKIEDAPAQPKRLVTVWGVGYRFEATS, from the coding sequence ATGACGCAACAGATCGCTCACATCCTCGTCGTCGAGGACGACCCCAACGTGTCTGATGTGGTGCGTCGCTATCTGGAGCGGGAGGGGTACCGGGTGACCCTCGCCGCCGACGGGCTGTCCGGGCTGGCCGAGTACCGGTCCGGGCGGCCCGATCTGGTCGTGCTCGACCTGATGCTGCCCAAACTGCCGGGCATCGAGGTGTGCCGGGCACTGCGCATCGAGTCCGAGGTGCCGGTCATCATGCTGACCGCGCTGGGCGACGAGTCCGACCGCATCGCCGGACTGAGCGTCGGCGCCGACGACTACCTGTCCAAGCCGTTCTCGCCGCGCGAACTGGTGCTGCGGGTGGCGGCGGTGCTGCGCCGCGCGGTCCGCACCGAGGCGGCGGAGCGGCCGGGGGAGCAGCTGACCGACGGCGAACTGATCCTCGACCCCGGCTCCCGGGTCGCGACGCTGCGCGGCACGAAACTGAACCTCACCGTGCGGGAGTTCGACCTGCTGGAGTTCCTGCTGCGGCACCCCGGTCAGGTGTTCTCGCGGGCAGAACTGCTGGAACGGGTGTGGGACTGGACCTTCGGCGACCAGTCCACCGTCACCGTCCACGTCAGACGGCTGCGCGAGAAGATCGAGGACGCGCCCGCGCAGCCCAAACGGCTCGTGACGGTGTGGGGCGTCGGCTACCGCTTCGAGGCCACGTCATGA
- a CDS encoding sensor histidine kinase — translation MKDMLILLGIAVICAVAVAVPGALVLRRLRGRSVTVMVSALLVITVLALLAAIVGASVEMFLNTHDLNVVLILVGVSGTVGLAIAVWLGRRMTAEAMWQEELRARERQLEARRRELVAWVSHDLRTPLAGLRALTEALDDGVVRDEAGVAEYHRRIRDETMRMSRLVDDLFELSRINAGAVRPQLRPVSLPEVTAEAMAAVQPLSHRYGVQLRHEEPGGVIVTGSHPELLRIMENLLRNAIRFTPSGGTVTVYSGAAAGYGLVSVADSCGGIPADDLPRVFDVAFRGEAARTPDGDPRRGDTGAGLGLAIVHGLVSAHNGRIAVSNVAGGCRFDVRLPLA, via the coding sequence ATGAAGGACATGCTGATACTGCTGGGCATCGCGGTGATCTGCGCGGTCGCCGTGGCGGTGCCCGGCGCGCTGGTACTGCGGCGGCTGCGCGGCAGATCGGTGACGGTCATGGTCAGCGCCCTGCTCGTCATCACCGTGCTGGCGCTGCTGGCGGCGATCGTGGGCGCTTCGGTGGAGATGTTCCTCAACACCCACGACCTCAATGTCGTCCTCATCCTGGTCGGTGTGTCGGGAACCGTCGGCCTGGCGATCGCGGTGTGGCTGGGACGCCGCATGACCGCCGAGGCGATGTGGCAGGAGGAACTGCGGGCCCGGGAACGGCAGCTGGAGGCGCGACGCCGCGAACTGGTGGCCTGGGTCAGCCACGACCTGCGCACCCCGCTGGCGGGTCTGCGGGCGTTGACCGAGGCCCTCGACGACGGCGTGGTCCGCGACGAGGCGGGCGTGGCCGAGTACCACCGCCGGATCCGCGACGAGACGATGCGGATGTCGCGGCTCGTCGACGACCTGTTCGAACTGTCCCGTATCAACGCCGGGGCGGTACGGCCGCAGCTGCGGCCGGTGTCGCTGCCGGAGGTCACCGCCGAGGCGATGGCCGCCGTCCAGCCACTGTCGCACCGCTACGGCGTCCAACTGCGACACGAGGAACCCGGCGGCGTGATCGTGACCGGCAGCCACCCCGAACTGCTGCGCATCATGGAGAACCTGCTGCGCAACGCGATCCGGTTCACCCCTTCGGGTGGAACCGTGACGGTGTACAGTGGCGCGGCCGCCGGATACGGACTCGTGTCGGTGGCCGACAGCTGCGGCGGGATCCCGGCCGACGATCTGCCGAGGGTCTTCGACGTGGCGTTTCGGGGCGAGGCGGCCCGCACTCCCGACGGTGATCCGCGTCGCGGCGACACCGGCGCCGGGCTGGGACTGGCCATCGTGCACGGACTCGTGTCCGCCCACAACGGCCGGATAGCGGTGAGCAATGTCGCGGGCGGCTGCCGCTTCGACGTCAGGCTTCCGCTGGCCTAG
- a CDS encoding YqgE/AlgH family protein, which produces MIPQEPGTVENQAGSLVGRLLVATPALQDPNFERTVVLLVSHESAGALGVVLNRATEVPVAEVLGDWSELAREPAVLFEGGPVQPEAAIALGWMRSGVGEPSCFKPFAGRLGTLDLSVDPEPLADRLEGMRVFAGYSSWGAGQLDDELKDGAWMVFDSLPGDPFGSRPEDLWAMVWRRQGGLLAAVAHYPADPSHN; this is translated from the coding sequence GTGATACCACAAGAACCGGGAACGGTAGAGAACCAGGCCGGGTCACTGGTCGGGCGGCTCCTCGTGGCCACCCCAGCTCTCCAGGATCCGAACTTCGAGCGCACCGTCGTGCTGCTGGTCAGCCACGAGTCGGCGGGCGCTCTGGGCGTCGTGCTCAACCGGGCCACCGAGGTCCCGGTCGCCGAGGTGCTCGGCGACTGGAGCGAGCTGGCCCGCGAACCCGCGGTGCTGTTCGAGGGCGGTCCGGTGCAGCCCGAGGCGGCCATCGCGCTGGGCTGGATGCGCAGCGGCGTCGGCGAACCGTCCTGTTTCAAGCCCTTCGCCGGACGTCTGGGCACTTTGGACCTGTCGGTCGACCCCGAGCCGCTGGCCGACCGGCTGGAGGGCATGCGGGTGTTCGCCGGTTACTCCAGCTGGGGTGCCGGACAGCTCGACGACGAGCTCAAGGACGGAGCCTGGATGGTCTTCGACTCCCTGCCCGGCGACCCCTTCGGTTCCCGACCGGAAGACCTGTGGGCCATGGTGTGGCGACGCCAGGGCGGCCTGCTGGCCGCCGTGGCGCACTACCCCGCGGACCCCAGCCACAACTAG
- the mca gene encoding mycothiol conjugate amidase Mca — protein MTEKLRLMAVHAHPDDESSKGAATMARYVAEGVDVLVATCTGGERGSVLNSKMDRPEVWRDITGIRAKEMERAREILGVKQAWLGFVDSGLPEGWLPDSGIDLPEDCFYLEPLEVASAPLVRLIREFKPHVVITYDEDGGYPHPDHIKTHVISMEAFDAAGDPERYKEFGEPWQPSKLYYHMSFGRARLTALHEAVLAEGLESPYGEWLESRDWTDDKGERVTTKVECASYFPVRDEALKAHATQVDPEGFWFRVPMEIQQKAWPTEDYELVKSHVATTKPEDDLFAGLR, from the coding sequence GTGACTGAGAAACTGCGGTTGATGGCTGTCCACGCGCACCCGGACGACGAGTCGAGCAAGGGGGCCGCGACCATGGCCCGCTATGTGGCAGAGGGCGTCGATGTGCTCGTGGCGACCTGTACCGGAGGCGAGCGGGGCAGCGTGCTCAACTCGAAGATGGATCGACCCGAGGTGTGGCGCGACATCACCGGCATCCGTGCCAAGGAGATGGAACGCGCCCGCGAGATCCTGGGTGTCAAGCAGGCCTGGCTGGGTTTCGTCGACTCCGGGTTGCCCGAGGGCTGGCTGCCGGACTCCGGCATCGACCTGCCGGAGGACTGCTTCTACCTGGAACCGCTGGAGGTGGCCTCCGCGCCGCTGGTGCGACTGATCCGGGAGTTCAAGCCGCACGTGGTCATCACCTATGACGAGGACGGCGGTTACCCGCACCCGGACCACATCAAGACCCACGTGATCAGCATGGAGGCTTTTGACGCGGCCGGAGATCCCGAGCGCTACAAGGAGTTCGGCGAGCCCTGGCAGCCGTCCAAACTGTACTACCACATGTCGTTCGGCCGGGCCCGGCTGACCGCGCTGCACGAGGCGGTGCTGGCCGAGGGCCTGGAGTCGCCCTACGGCGAATGGCTGGAGAGCCGCGACTGGACCGACGACAAGGGCGAGCGTGTGACCACCAAAGTGGAGTGCGCGTCCTATTTCCCGGTGCGGGACGAGGCCCTCAAGGCCCACGCCACCCAGGTCGACCCGGAGGGCTTCTGGTTCCGGGTTCCCATGGAGATCCAGCAGAAGGCGTGGCCGACCGAGGACTACGAGCTGGTCAAGTCGCACGTGGCCACGACCAAGCCCGAGGACGACCTGTTCGCCGGACTTCGCTAA
- a CDS encoding DUF4307 domain-containing protein produces MDETRTTAVRFPPGRYGRRREGRKAQKWVLAAIGSVFVAGGLFVSLSMYNQYGGTDFSHQVVGFDTAESSVSITFEVFKPEGQAAICQIRARSADGADVGQAEAEIPAAKSEVRVEYTLETSAKPVTGEVLRCYPAR; encoded by the coding sequence ATGGACGAGACACGCACCACTGCCGTGCGTTTTCCGCCCGGTCGCTACGGGCGTCGGCGAGAAGGCCGCAAGGCGCAGAAATGGGTGCTGGCCGCGATCGGCTCCGTGTTCGTCGCGGGCGGCCTGTTCGTGTCGCTGTCGATGTACAACCAATACGGCGGCACGGACTTCAGCCACCAGGTGGTCGGCTTCGACACCGCGGAATCCTCGGTGTCGATCACCTTCGAGGTGTTCAAACCCGAGGGGCAGGCCGCCATCTGCCAGATTCGGGCCAGATCCGCCGACGGGGCGGACGTCGGCCAGGCCGAGGCGGAGATTCCGGCAGCGAAATCCGAGGTCAGAGTCGAATACACCTTGGAAACCAGCGCCAAGCCGGTCACCGGCGAAGTACTGCGGTGTTATCCGGCTCGTTGA